One window of Ralstonia pickettii DTP0602 genomic DNA carries:
- a CDS encoding osmolarity sensor protein EnvZ: MSKTGRLARYDSMFVRLFVVMAAIMLAVHLLGMTVIENLFPRPGLERALRDGPGGPPPGEWRPGPPPPGEWRPGPPPEGADAGAPHRPPPPRWPWPPHIGLLFQVAAIVAASWAGARLLARPVQQFASGAGRLAQDVHAAPLDESAGPAEARAAAQALNHMQQRIRNQLAQQSRFLAAVSHDLRTPLTRMSLRIERMDGSEGIDSKQAGEVRYRLRQDLAEMNGLIDATLYYLRDRDEASGPRQRVDVLALLQAVVDDAAETGHEVALSGQAQPLLASPSDLRRAVVNLVENARRYGGAASIVLTDSAERVLIDICDDGPGIPPDELQRVMEPFYRIESSRSRATGGVGMGLSIAADIAARHGGELTLTNRPEGGLRARLSLPRA, encoded by the coding sequence ATGAGCAAGACCGGGCGCCTGGCGCGCTATGACTCGATGTTCGTGCGGCTGTTCGTGGTGATGGCCGCGATCATGCTGGCCGTGCACCTGCTCGGCATGACCGTGATCGAAAACCTGTTCCCGCGGCCGGGGCTGGAGCGCGCGTTGCGCGACGGACCGGGCGGGCCGCCGCCGGGCGAGTGGCGTCCGGGCCCGCCGCCTCCGGGCGAATGGCGTCCAGGTCCGCCGCCTGAAGGCGCCGACGCCGGCGCGCCGCACCGGCCACCACCGCCGCGCTGGCCGTGGCCGCCGCACATCGGCCTGCTGTTCCAGGTGGCCGCGATCGTGGCGGCCTCGTGGGCCGGCGCGCGGCTGCTGGCGCGCCCGGTGCAGCAATTCGCCAGCGGCGCCGGCCGGCTCGCGCAGGACGTCCATGCGGCGCCGCTCGACGAAAGCGCCGGCCCGGCCGAGGCGCGCGCCGCGGCGCAGGCGCTGAACCATATGCAGCAGCGCATCCGCAACCAGCTGGCGCAGCAGTCGCGCTTCCTGGCGGCGGTATCGCACGACCTGCGCACGCCGCTGACGCGCATGAGCCTGCGCATCGAACGCATGGATGGGAGCGAGGGGATCGACAGCAAGCAGGCCGGCGAAGTGCGCTACCGCCTGCGCCAGGACCTGGCCGAGATGAACGGCCTGATCGACGCCACGCTGTACTACCTGCGCGACCGCGATGAAGCCAGCGGCCCGCGCCAGCGCGTGGACGTGCTGGCGCTGTTGCAGGCGGTGGTCGACGACGCCGCCGAGACCGGCCACGAGGTCGCGCTCAGCGGGCAGGCGCAGCCGCTGCTGGCGAGCCCGTCCGACCTGCGGCGCGCGGTGGTGAACCTGGTGGAGAATGCGCGGCGCTACGGCGGCGCGGCCAGCATCGTGCTGACCGATAGCGCGGAACGGGTGCTGATCGATATCTGCGACGACGGCCCCGGCATCCCGCCTGACGAACTGCAGCGCGTGATGGAGCCGTTCTACCGCATCGAGTCCTCGCGCAGCCGCGCCACCGGCGGGGTCGGCATGGGTCTGTCGATCGCCGCGGACATCGCCGCGCGCCATGGCGGCGAGCTCACCCTGACCAACCGCCCGGAAGGCGGCCTGCGCGCGCGCCTGTCGCTACCGCGCGCCTGA
- a CDS encoding chemotaxis protein CheY (K02483: K02483; two-component system, OmpR family, response regulator): MEFTPTLPIRLLIVDDDPQIRSMLAEYLSTFGMQADGVEGGVEMRQAMAATPYDLVILDLSLPGENGLALCRELCAQTDVAVIMLTARAELADRVVGLEVGADDYVTKPFEMRELVARIHTVLRRSRGNGAEARRAAAPSGHELRFGDWRLNTTLRQLVDRDDVVVPLSNAEFRLLLAFVEQPNRVLDRELLINQARGRGLDVFDRSIDLLVSRLRQKLRDDPRDPTLIRTVRGEGYVFTATLEA; encoded by the coding sequence ATGGAATTCACCCCCACGCTTCCCATCCGCCTGCTGATCGTCGACGACGATCCCCAGATCCGCTCCATGCTGGCCGAATACCTGTCCACCTTCGGCATGCAGGCCGATGGCGTCGAAGGCGGCGTGGAGATGCGCCAGGCGATGGCCGCCACGCCGTATGACCTGGTGATCCTCGACCTGTCGTTGCCCGGCGAGAACGGCCTGGCACTGTGCCGCGAGCTGTGCGCGCAGACCGATGTCGCCGTGATCATGCTGACCGCGCGCGCCGAGCTGGCCGACCGCGTGGTCGGGCTGGAAGTGGGCGCCGACGACTACGTCACCAAGCCCTTCGAGATGCGCGAGCTGGTAGCGCGCATCCACACCGTGCTGCGCCGCAGCCGCGGCAATGGCGCCGAAGCACGCCGTGCCGCCGCGCCGTCCGGGCACGAGCTGCGCTTCGGCGACTGGCGCCTGAATACCACGCTGCGCCAGCTGGTCGATCGCGACGACGTGGTGGTGCCGCTGTCCAATGCCGAATTCCGCCTGCTGCTGGCCTTTGTCGAGCAGCCCAACCGCGTGCTCGACCGCGAGTTGCTGATCAACCAGGCGCGCGGGCGCGGGCTCGACGTGTTCGACCGCAGCATCGACCTGCTGGTGTCGCGGCTGCGCCAGAAGCTGCGCGACGACCCGCGCGACCCCACGCTGATCCGCACCGTGCGCGGCGAGGGCTATGTCTTTACCGCGACGCTGGAAGCATGA